The Niabella beijingensis genomic interval TGATGTTTGAAACTTCGTATCAGTTTGTATTCCATTCAAATCACTGCATCTGTATTTCATGAAATTGATTCCGGATATTCAGAGTCGAAAACACTCTTATGGCTTTATGGGCGCGAGTAATCAGAGAACACCTTACCTCACTTTGTAACAACAAACGCACAGTTCGTTGCCTGCCGGTTGCTAACTGAAGGCTTTAGCCAGAGAAATACAGATTCATTTAAGATATACCTGAAACTTCGTATTTCTTTGTACGCTATTCAAATCACCGCACCTGCATTTCATGAAATTGATTCCGGATACTTAGAATCGAAAAACATTCCTATGGTCTTTATCTACGCAAGCAAACAGAGAGTACCTTACCTCACCCTGCAACAACAGACGTACAGTTCGTTGCCTGCCGTATATTGTAAACTAAAGGCCATAGATTCGACCTATACGGATCTATTTACAGATGTTTGAAACTTCGTATCTTTTTGTATTCTATTCAAATTACTGCACCTTCATTTTATCAAGTTGATTCCGGATACTTAGAATCAAAAAACATTCCTATGGTCTTTATCTACTCGGGCAAACAGAGAGTACCTTACCTCATCCTGCAACAACAAACGTACAGTTCGTTGCCTATCGGCATATTGCAAACTGAAGGCATAGACCATACGCAGACCGATCTTTTAAGTTTGGTGCCAGTCGCATTCTATACAACAAGAGGCAGCGCCTCGACTGGTCTTCCAGCAACGGACTTCAGTTCGTTGCTGGGAAATACGTTGTAACCTGAGAGCCGTAGGCTCGATGCATATAGAAAACTACTGAACGATCCGCACCATGCCCTTCAAACCCGCCGGCAGCAAGGGTTTATCCTCTAGGCGAATGGGTGCCGTGGTCCAGGTGATCCGTTTTTCTTCCGGCAATTGCTGATCGCCTTTCAGCCGGTTGGCCCAGGTATTGGTCACGGCTAATTCCAGGGTATTGGTGCCCCTTTTTACCGCTTTTGAAATATCTATGCAAAACGGCCAGGTCCAGACCGTACCACAATCCACCCCGTTTACTTTTACTGAAGCCATATTATACAAACTGTCCAGCTGCAGCCAAACGGGCTGCCCCGCGTTAATAGTGCCCAAGTCAAATTGATTTTTATACACTGCGGTACCGGAATAATATTTGATACCCGGCTCGTCAAAAGTATTCCAAAGCTTTAATGTGTCCATGCTGACCTTTGTTGCAGGGCCGCCAAAAGCCGGATCGAACTGTATCTTCCAGTTGCCTGCTACTACCGCATGCACCTTCCATTCCGGCATTAATTGTTTTGCGGGTGACAATTGCGACACCGGAGCTTTCTTAAAATGCACGAACACGGAGGCGTTCGGCTCCAGCTCTATCGCAACAACCGTACGCATACCTTCCCTGCGCCAGCGTACCCTATCGGTTACCATACCGGTAACCGCGTCTAAGAACTGCGGGACGCCTGTTGCCCGGAACGCCACTTCAAGCCTGCGTTTCCGTTCAAAGGGGTTGGATATAAAGTACAGTTCCTCATCATTCAGCCGGCGATGCGCCCAGGCGACCGTATCTCCGCCCTTCAGCACCTCCACATCCTTTTCCAGCCCGAGGCTCCGGAGGTCGGGTTGCCGGTAGGGCGCCGCGATCAGTTTGCCCCGGTGATGCTCCGTACCATACAAATCCTTCAGTATCGTCTTTAATTCCGCCGGATCTTCTTTAAACCCGACCGGGGTATCAAATCCTTTATCCATGATCACTGTGGCTCCGCTCTGTACCAGTTCTTTTATCTTTTCTGCCACTGCAACTGAAAGCAACCGGCTGTTGGGATTCATGGCCTGTTTCCCCGGTATCACCAATACTGCATAAGAAGCACCGCCTGGTGTTACCACCCTTCCGTTCTCCACACGCATTTGTAATAAAACATCCGGGTTAACACAATCGTATTTATAACCGCGCAGGGCATTTATATAATTACCGGGGTCCGCAATATTTGCGGCATGTGACACACCCGAAGGGATCGTGGTCATGGGTTGCCCTTCATTCGCGATCTGCTTTTTTTCATACGCTACAGCAGGAGCGCCAAAAAGACCAGGCAATGTGCTCACCAGCCGCTCCGGCAATACCGAACGCCGCGGTACTTCCTCACCGGTGAAGACAGCAATATCCGTAACCGGCTTTCCCAACTGTAATAGAGCGGAGGTTCTTGCCAGGTAATCGATCCAGGCTTTACCGGGTTTCATCCATGTTTGATCCCGTTGAAAATACAGGCCAACCCCGTCAAGTGTTACGCCTGGTTTTTTATCCATGAACGGGTTATGGGCAAACACATGCAATACCATTTTATTGATTCCCATTGCAAAATTGCGATCGCCCAGCACCCTGATATTACCGGGGTGCTCGCTCCAGTTCATCCGCAATGTGGTAAACGCCTCTGCCTGTATGATATTTTTCCCATAGATATGCGCCCCACTGATGGCATCCAGCATATCGTTGGGTTTATCGTGCGTGGGGCTGTTCAACCAGAATTCTCCCATGGGAATATCCACTTCCTTATAATGCAGCAAGCCATCACTTACCATGGTAGGTGCCACGCTCTCCGCGCTGAAAGCGGTACCTTTTTCATGAGCAAGCGTTCTCAACGTTGTGTAAAACACATCCTGCACCAGTTCGGCAATGGTGGTACGTACATCATGCAGGATCTTTTCAGAAGCTGCGGCACTTTCGAGCGGCACACCGGTCATCACCAGCAGGTACGGACGCAGCTCATACCCGCGCCGTTTCTGAAACTCAGAAAGAAAATTGCTGCTCCAGTTCTGACTGCCGCATTCCCAGCTGTCTACATGAAAAATTTTCAGCACTTCTTTTGCCAGTCCCGGGTTGGTCTTTTCAAACGCTTTTGCAAACCAGTTATTGAATTGAAGTGTTACGGCATCCGGATCAAACTTATCACACTCCAGTCCTTTCCCGGCTCCGCCGGTAGCGTTTACATGACCGGTACTCGTATGCCCAACGCGAACGATCACCCAATTGCCCTCCGGGGGTGTCCAGTTCAGCGTTCCGTCCTGTGTCATCTTACCGGAGAGATCGATCATCTTTTTTAAGGGGACTGCGTCCCGGTCCGGAACCTGCGCGGCATCCGTATTTGCAGTCACGCGCCAGATACTACCATTTTTTGCTTCATACTGGTTGATCACCGGCTCATCGCTTAAATAGATACCCATTACTTTTAAGGAGGGTTTCCATTTAGCGGCATCCAGGTCTTCCGCTCCCGGTTCAGATCCCGTTTTATCATAAACAAAACGGAAATATTTCGCAGTAGTAACAGGCAGGGAAAACGTATAGTCCTCATCCGTATCCTGCCAGCCATGGCGGGGCGGCTCCAGCCGGGTAACCGTTTTAAATTGCAGCCCGTCATCACTGCTTTCCACGATCAGGCGCAGTGCCTGGTAGTTATTGCCACCAATATGAATGCGCACCGACCGGGCAGTAAAAGGCCCAGGGTATTGATACCGGATCCATGCAGCAGAATCAGATTTAAAACTTTGCTTATTGTTGGGATCAGGTGCTATTAAAAAATCAGCGTTGACGCCGGTGTTGGTGGTTACTGACGGCCTGACCTTTTTGTCTGCAAAAGCAGCGAAGTTTTTTGCGGGATAAGCAAACACGGACACATCCCGGTAATAACCTTCGTTCGATTGTGGCTGATCCAGCTTTATGGGCTCTTTTGATCCTGATTTCACATACCGTTTGATCCAGGTCAGCTTTTGC includes:
- a CDS encoding glycosyl hydrolase; its protein translation is MSDQQKKKGWIRQVLLCLFGAGSILVADAQQADADVTAVFAHPPEEARPWVFWYWMHAAVSKEGITADLESMKDAGIGGAYLMPIGDTSVKLPYEHPVRQLTPEWWGMVNHAMQEAKRLHLKLAMHFSDGFALGGGPWIKPEQSMQKLTWIKRYVKSGSKEPIKLDQPQSNEGYYRDVSVFAYPAKNFAAFADKKVRPSVTTNTGVNADFLIAPDPNNKQSFKSDSAAWIRYQYPGPFTARSVRIHIGGNNYQALRLIVESSDDGLQFKTVTRLEPPRHGWQDTDEDYTFSLPVTTAKYFRFVYDKTGSEPGAEDLDAAKWKPSLKVMGIYLSDEPVINQYEAKNGSIWRVTANTDAAQVPDRDAVPLKKMIDLSGKMTQDGTLNWTPPEGNWVIVRVGHTSTGHVNATGGAGKGLECDKFDPDAVTLQFNNWFAKAFEKTNPGLAKEVLKIFHVDSWECGSQNWSSNFLSEFQKRRGYELRPYLLVMTGVPLESAAASEKILHDVRTTIAELVQDVFYTTLRTLAHEKGTAFSAESVAPTMVSDGLLHYKEVDIPMGEFWLNSPTHDKPNDMLDAISGAHIYGKNIIQAEAFTTLRMNWSEHPGNIRVLGDRNFAMGINKMVLHVFAHNPFMDKKPGVTLDGVGLYFQRDQTWMKPGKAWIDYLARTSALLQLGKPVTDIAVFTGEEVPRRSVLPERLVSTLPGLFGAPAVAYEKKQIANEGQPMTTIPSGVSHAANIADPGNYINALRGYKYDCVNPDVLLQMRVENGRVVTPGGASYAVLVIPGKQAMNPNSRLLSVAVAEKIKELVQSGATVIMDKGFDTPVGFKEDPAELKTILKDLYGTEHHRGKLIAAPYRQPDLRSLGLEKDVEVLKGGDTVAWAHRRLNDEELYFISNPFERKRRLEVAFRATGVPQFLDAVTGMVTDRVRWRREGMRTVVAIELEPNASVFVHFKKAPVSQLSPAKQLMPEWKVHAVVAGNWKIQFDPAFGGPATKVSMDTLKLWNTFDEPGIKYYSGTAVYKNQFDLGTINAGQPVWLQLDSLYNMASVKVNGVDCGTVWTWPFCIDISKAVKRGTNTLELAVTNTWANRLKGDQQLPEEKRITWTTAPIRLEDKPLLPAGLKGMVRIVQ